The following is a genomic window from Amycolatopsis cihanbeyliensis.
GACTCCGACGTCGTCCCGCCGCTGCCCTGACCATGAGTCCGATGCGCAGGGGTGCCCGTACGGTCGGCGTGCTCACCGCGGTGGTCGCGCTGCTGGTGACCGGTGTCCAGCAGGCGGCGGCGGTGCGCCCCGCGATCATCGGCGGGGTGGACGCCGATCAGGAGTACCCGTTCATGGTGTCCCTGCAGAGCAGTTCCGGCATGCACCGTTGCGGCGGCTCGCTGGTCGCACCGGCCTGGGTGGTGACGGCCGCGCACTGCGTGCGGACCCGTACCAGGCTGATCACCACCGCCCGAATCGGCAGTACCGACCACACCGAGGGCGGGGAACAGGTCGAGGTGGCCGAGACGGTCACCCATCCCGACTACGACCCGAAGGGCGCGGGTGGTGACCTGGCCCTGGTGCGGCTGGCCACACCGGTGCGGGCGGAACCGATCACGCTCGGCACGGCCCCCGTGATGGGCAGCGAGACCCGGCTGCTCGGCTGGGGGCAGACCTGCCCGACCGAGGGATGCGGGCCCGGCCCGCGGGTTCTGCAGCAGTTGGACGCCCTGGTCGTCGAGGCCACCGGCTGCACTGCCGAGTTCGCGGCCGAGGTCGAGCTGTGCACCGGGACCGCCGAGGGCGACGCGGGCACCTGCTACGGCGACTCCGGCGGGCCACAGGTCGCGCGGGTCGAGGAACGCTGGGAGCTGCTGGGTGCCTCCAGCAGGCCGGGAAACGGCGACCGCACCTGCGCCACCGCCCCTTCCATCTACACCTCGGTGCCCGCCTACGCCGAGTGGATCACCGAGCGGATCGCGCCCCCGTCCGGCGAGGACGACGCGGTCGCTCAGCCGCTGGAGTGACCGGGGAACAGCTTCGCCCCCGGGTTCAGCGCCACCCCGATGTTGTTGATCGCCGTGGCGGCCTCGCCGAAACCGGTGGCGATCAACTTGACCTTGCCGGGATAGGCGGCCACATCGCCTGCGGCGTAGACCCACTCGCGCGCCGTGGCCATGGTGGTGTCGACCGCGATCGACCGGCGCTCGATCTCCAGCCCCCAGTTCTCGATCGGCCCGAGGTCGGCGGTGAACCCGAGCGCGGCGACCACGGTCTGCGCGGGCAGCACCTCGCGGCCCTCGTTCTTGATCTCCAGCTCCACCTCGGCCAGCGGGCCGTCCTCGGTCTCCCCGCGTAGCCGGGTCACCTCGGCATCGGTGATGATCCGGACCCCCAGCCCACGAACCTCGCGCACGATCGACTCGGCGGCGCGGAACCGGGACCTGCGATGCACGAGGGTGACGCTCGCGGCGATCGGGTGCAGCGCGAGCACCCAGTCGAAGGCGGAGTCGCCGCCGCCGACCACGACCACGTGCTTGCCGGCATGGACGTCCAGCGCGGGCACGAAGTGCACCATGCCCCGGCCGAGCCAGCCGTCCCCGGCGGGCAACGGGCGCGGGGTGAACTCGCCGATGCCCGCGGTGACCAGCACCGCCCCGGCCCGCACGACATCACCGCCGTCCAGGGAGACCTCCAGCCCGCCGCCCTCGGCCTCCTCCAGCCCGACCGCCTTGCGCCCGAGCAGGTAGGTCGGGTCCCACTGGGCCGCCTGCTCGACCAGGCCCTTGACCAGGTCTCTTCCTCGTACCGCGGGGAATCCGGCGACGTCGTAGATCATCTTCTCCGGATACATCGCGGTCACCTGACCGCCCGCTTCCGGCAAGGAATCCACGACGGCCATCGAGAGGCCGCGAAAACCCGCGTAGTACGCGGCGAACAAACCGGTCGGCCCGGCGCCGATGATCAGGACGTCGACCGACAGCTTCTCCGGCGAGCTCATAGCTCACCAACCTTTCCGCCTGTGGTGGTGGCAGTGATCGGGGACACCCGCCACCCTAGTGCGCAAGGCCACTGCGCGACCGCGATTCGGCTACGCCAGACTGACGGGCATGGCTGAACAGGACTACCGGATCGAGCACGACACGATGGGCGAGGTGCGGGTGCCCGCCGATGCCCTGTACCGCGCGCAGACCCAGCGGGCCGTGGAGAACTTCCCGATCTCCGGACGTGGCCTCGAGCGCGCCCAGATCCGCGCGCTCGGCCTGCTCAAGGCGGCCACGGCCAGGGTGAACGGCAGGCTGGGCGTGCTGGACGGCGAGGTCGCGGCCGCCGTCGCGACGGCGGCCGACGCGGTCGCCGAGGGCGAGCACGACGCGCATTTTCCGATCGACGTGTTCCAGACCGGATCCGGGACCTCGTCGAACATGAACGCCAACGAGGTCATCGCGACCCTGGCCAGCCGCGCGCTCGGCGCCGACGTGCACCCCAACGACCAGGTGAACGCCTCGCAGTCGTCCAACGACACCTTCCCCACCACGATCCACGTCGCGGCGACCGAGGCCGTGCTGACCGACGTGATCCCGGCACTGGACCACCTGGCAGGCACCATCGAGCGGCGTGCCGAGGAGTGGGCGGAGGTGGTGAAGTCCGGCCGCACGCACCTGATGGACGCGGTCCCGGTGACCCTCGGCCAGGAGGCGGGGGCCTGGGCGGCGCAGGTCCGCTTCGGTATCGAGCGGCTGCGGGACTGCCTTCCCCGGCTGGGCGAGCTGCCGATCGGTGGGACCGCGGTCGGCTCGGGCCTGAACGCGCCAGCGGGATTCGGCGCGGCGGTCGCCGAGGAGCTGGCCAAGGTGACCGGGCTTCCGTTGAGCGAGGCACGCAACCACTTCGAGGCGCAGGCCGCGCAGGACGGCGTGGTGGAGGCTTCCGGGGCGCTGCGCACGGTGGCGGTGTCCCTGAACAAGATCGCCAATGACGTGCGCTGGCTGGGATCCGGCCCGCGGACCGGCCTGGCCGAGCTCGCGCTGCCCGATCTGCAGCCCGGCTCGTCGATCATGCCGGGCAAGGTCAACCCGGTGATCCCGGAGGCGACGCTGCAGGTGGTCGCGCAGGTGATCGGCAACGACGCGGCGGTGGCCTTCGCCGGGGCGCAGGGCAACTTCCAGCTCAACGTGAACCTGCCGGTGATCGCCCGCAACGTGCTGGAGTCGGCGCGGTTGCTGGCGGCGGTGTCCCGGCTGCTCGCGGACAAGGTGTTCGCGGGGGTTTCGGTGAACACCGAGCGCGCGCGGGAGTACGCCGAGGGGTCCCCTTCGATCGTGACCCCGTTGAACGCCTACATCGGCTACGAGGAGGCGGCCGCGGTGGCCAAGCAGGCCCTCGCCGAGCGCAGGACGATTCGCGAGGTCGTCCTGGAACGCGGCCACATCACCAGCGGCAAGCTCACCGAACAGCAGCTTGACGAGGCGCTGGACGTCCTCCGCATGGCCCACGGCTCCCGCTGACCCGCGCTGTGAGTGACCCGCCACCCGTCTCCCGCCGAGCGGAACGGGTCACTCACAGCAGCCGGCGTGAAGGCCGAGGGTGACCTCCGCGGCGACCAGGGCGATGCCCACGCCATCGGCGGCGTCGAGGGCCTGCACGCCGTGCTGCGCCTGCCGCCCGGGACCGTCGACGTCGCCGCGCAACGGCGGCTGGCGGACCACGGCATCAACGTCCCCGCCCTCTCCGGCTACGCGCGCGCAACCCCGCGGCCCGTTTCCCGGTCTGGTGCTGGGTTACGCGGCGCTGTCCCCGGATCGGCTGCGCGCGGCGGTCGCCGGCATGGCACGGGCGCTGGCGTAGCGACGACCTGGCGAGACAGAGCAGGACAGAACACGAACGCGGCACCCCGGGCGCTGTAACTTTATGTCTATCTCACATCGAGTTGGTGCAATAGATCACAGTGCCGGGCGGCACAGGTCTGGACCAGGGAGGTGTGCGTGGAGGACGACGAACTCACCGACCTCGCCCTGCGCGCCGCCGCCGGAAACCGGACCGCGGCGGAAGGTTTCGTGTCCGCCACCCAGCACCAGCTGCACCGGATGCTCGGTTACCTGGTGGAACCGCGACTGGCCGAGGACCTGGTGCAGGAGACCTACCTGCGTGCCTTCACCGCACTGCCCCGCTACGCCGCAAGGTGCCCGGCCCGGATGTGGCTGCTCGCTATCGCCAAGCGGGTGGCCGCCGACCATCTGCGTACCCGCAAGCGCAGGCCGCAGCACGCGCGCACCCCGGACTGGACGGGTGTGGCTGAGCGCGCCGGGGCCGCCGAACCGGATCACGGACGCCTGGTCGACCTGCGCAGGCTGGTCGCCGAGCTGTCGCCCGAACGTCGTGAGTCCTTCGTCCTCACCCAGGTGCTCGGGCTCTCCTACGCCGAGGCGGCGCTGGTGTGCGAGTGCGCGATCGGCACGATCCGCTCCCGCGTGGCGCGGGCACGCCAGGATCTGCTGACCTGGCTCGGTCCGGCCGGCGCGGGAAAACCGGCCGCAGGGGAGAGCCGGATGTGACCGGCCGCCCGCCGGTCCCGGTACGACCGGCCGATCAACCCTCGAGGAGCTGCTTGGCGATCTCCTTCGCGTTGCCGACCGCGCCGGGAACCACCCCGAACGAGGCGGTGACGGTGGCGCCCTCCAGCAGCACGAGGAGCGAGGTGGCGATCCGCCGCGGGTTGCGCAGCCGGGCGTCGCGAGCGAGGGTGCGCAGGTAGTCCAGCATCCACAGCTTCTGGTCCCGGATCACCTCGCGGCCGGGGTGATCGCTGTCGGTCAGCTCGGCCTGCGCGTTCACGAAGGCGCAGCCACGGTCGTTCTCCGTGGCCACCCACTCCTCCAGCGCGTCGAACACCAGCAGCAGCCTGCGCGTGGGCGCCATCCGCACGCCGTGCTCCACGTAGGACACGACGTGCTCGCGCCAGCGCTCGTCCCGGCGCCGCAGGTAGTGCCCGACCAGTGCGTCCTTCGAGCCGAAGCGGTCGTACAGGGTCTTCTTGGTGACGCCGGCCTCGCTCGCGATGGACTCGACGCCGACGGCGTGGATGCCGTTCTCGTAGAACAGTCTTCCGGCCACCTCGAGCACCCGCTCGGCGGCCGGGGTCATCGTCAGTTCGTCCATGACCCGCAGTATAGGAGCCCTAACCATACCGGTCGGTCTAGGTATGCGAATGTCGTACCCAGGGGCGATGATGTCGGCATGTTGTTCGACGACATCGTCACGGCCTCGGCCGAGCTGGCCGCGACCCGGTCCAGGAAGGCGAAGATCACCATCCTCGCCGGCCTGCTGCGGGCCGCACCGGAGCGCGAACTGGCGGCCGTGGTCGCGTTTCTCACCGGCAGGCCGACCCAGGGCCGGATCGGGACGGGGTGGCGCACGCTGGCCGAGCTGGAGGCGCCACCCGCCAGCTTCGCCACACTCACCGTCGGCAAGGTGGACACCGCGCTCGGCACGGTCGCGGGCAGCACCGGCGCCGGGTCGGGTCAGCGCCGTACCGAGGCGCTGACCGAGCTGTTCGGCCGGGCGGTCGAGGCCGAGCAGCACTTCCTGTTCCGCCTGCTCACCGGCGAGCTACGGCAGGGCGCGCTGGAAGGGATCATGCTGGACGCCATCGCGGCGGCGGCCGGGGTGCCCGGCGAGGTGGTGCGCAGGGCCTTCATGCTGTCCGGGCGGTTGCCCGCCACGGCACGCGCCGCCATGTCCGGCGGCAGCGCGGCACTCGCCGAGTTCCGGCTGGAGCTGGGCAGGCCGATCCGGCCGATGCTGGCCTCGCCCGCCGAGTCGCTGGACGAGGCGGTGGCCGAGCTGGAACCGGCGATCGTCGAGTACAAGATGGACGGCGCGCGGATACAGGTACATCGCGAGGGCGCCGAGGTGCACGTCTACACCAGGACCCTGCGCGAGGTCACGGCGCAGGTGGACGAGCTGGTGGAGCTGGTACGGGGACTGCCCTGCGAGTCGGTGGTGCTGGACGGTGAGACGCTCGCGCTCACCGACGAGGGCAGGCCGCGGCCGTTCCAGGAGACTATGTCCCGGTTCGGCAGCACCCGCGAGGAGCAGATGCGTAGCCTGCTGCTGCGCCCGTACTTCTTCGACTGCCTGCACCTGGACGGCACCGATCTGCTGGACCGGCCGCTGCGGGAGCGGAACGAGGCGTTGCGGAAGGTCGCCGGGCCGCATCTGATCCCCGGCGAGTCCACCCCGGCCGAGCCCAGGACCCTGCTGGACGGCGCGCTGGCCGCGGGGCACGAGGGGGTACTGGTGAAGGCACTGGACTCCCCGTACGCGGCGGGCAGGCGGGGACGGGCCTGGCTGAAGGTCAAGCCCGTGCACACGCTCGACCTGGTGGTGCTCGGCGCCGAGTGGGGGCACGGGCGGCGCACCGGGTACCTTTCCAACCTGCACCTCGGGGCGCGGGACCCGGACGGCGGCCCGCCGGTCATGGTGGGCAAGACGTTCAAGGGCCTCACCGACGAGCTGCTCGCCTGGCAGACCGAGACCTTCCCGTCCTACGAGAGCCACCGCGACGAGTGGACCGTGTACCTGCGGCCGGAGCTGGTGGTGGAGATCGAGCTGGACGGGGCGCAGACCAGCACCCGCTACCCCGGCGGGGTAGCGCTGCGTTTCGCGCGGGTGGTCCGTTACCGCCCGGACAAGGAACCGGCTGATGCCGACACCATCGACGCCGTACGCGCGCTGACCGTCCCCTAATCAGCTCCCCTCGAGCATCCCCCGGCCGAGGTAGTCCTCGCCGCCCGCACTGCCGGGGAGCACGAAGTAGTAGCCGCCGCCGAACGGCAGGAGATAGCGTTCCAGCGCTTCGCCGGCCAGCCGCCGCTGGATGGTGGCGAAGCCGAGCTCGAGATCGCGCTGGAAGCAGACGAAGACGTGCCCGGCGTCCTCGGCGCTGAGGCGGTAGGCGTAACCGCGACGCAGGATGCGGTGCGCCACGCTGTCCGGGGTCCGCGGGTTGGCACGCCGGATGTGCGCGTCCAGGGCGATGGTGCTGCCGTGCGGATCGTCGGCGTAGTCGAGTTCGGTGTGCTCGCCGGACTGGCCCAGCGGCAGACCGGTGTCCTTGCGTACGCCGAAGACGCGTTCCTGCTCCGCGGCCGACTCGGAGTCCCAGGTGGGCATCGCCAGCCGGATCAGGCGAACGACCTGGTAACAACCGCCCGCACACCAGGAAGGTTCGCCCGCTCCCGGCTGGACCCAGACCAGCCGGTCCATCAGGTCACCGTCGGTGGCATCCGGGTTGCCCGCTCCCTCCCGGAAGCCGAACAGATTGCGCACCCCATCGCCGAGCCCGGTGGGGTGAAACCCCGCGATGCGCCAGCGTTTCCGCACTCCGGGAACCGGCCGGGCGAGCGCCGCCTCGACCTGCTCCCCGGTCTCCGCGCTCACCTGAACCAGCAGGTCGCCGTGGCACCAGGACGGATCCAGGACGTCGTTGCGGAATTCGGGCATGTCAACCAGCCGTCGCGGGCTGCTGAGCCCGAACCGGTGGTCGAAAAGGGACGCGCCCACCGCCACGAGCACCGTGGCGTTCCCGTCCGGGTCGCTCAGCGCACGCAGCGCAGCAGCCAGCCCGGCCCGGTCCGTGGCGGTCACGTCGTAGGCGGTCAGCACCGTGCTCGCCGGCGCGGGCCGCAGCACACCTTCCTGCCGATGCGTGACTGCTGGCGGCTCCTCCGGTGTGGGGTCGCCGTCCCGCGGGCCGGTGCAGCCCGCGAGACCGGCCATGCCCACGGTACCGGCGGCGGCCAGGAATGCCCGCCTGCCAACGGTGCCGCCCGCACTCATTGCCGCTCGACACCCACCGCGATGGACCCGGTCGCCGCCGACTGTGGATCAATGATCACCAGGTACTCACCTGACGCGGGTAGCTCGGGCAGGTCGTACGGGCTGTCATCGGTGCGGTAGGCCCGGTCGACCAGCTTCGTGCCATCCGGATTGAGCACGGTGAGATAGTAGGGCCCGCTGAACGTCCGGTCGCCGAAGGTCAACCGCAGCCGGTCGCCTGCCGCACCGGCGAAGGAGACGTGGCCGTCCTGGCCGGGCAGGTCGATCGGCATCGTGGCTTGCGCGCCACTGATCGTGATCGATCCCGCGTCGGCGGGAGCGGACAGCGTCAGCCTCACCGTGCCGAACTGACCATTCGTGGGACCCACGGCGAGCTCGTAGGTTCCGGTCACCGGCAGCGGATCGAATCCGAAACTGTCCGCACCGGTGAGATTGCCGCCGTAGCCGACCTTGGTTCCGTCCGGCGCGTACAGCCGGACGGACTGGTTGTCGAAACCGGATGTCATGTCTGTCAGGCCGATGTTGAGGCGCTGGCCTGCCGTGCCATCGAACCGAACCGTCGCATGCTGGCCAGGGCGGGTGGTCGTGACCGTCGTGTCCCCGCCGATCGCGATGGTGCCGCCGGGCACGTCCTCGGACAGCCACACGGTCACCGTGCCGGTGCCCGCGCCACCGGTGACGACCAGATCGTGGCTGCCCGTACGGGTCAACACGGGGATCCTCGCCGAGTCACCACGCCGGTCGGGAGTCTTCGTCGTGCCGTCCGGGCCGATCACCGACGCCTTCGGGGGAACCGTACCGCCGGGGGTACTCAGGTCGATGTCGGTGTAGCCGAGGTTGAGTCGTTGCCCCTGGGTGCCGTCGAAACGCATCCGTGCGTGCTGCCCCGGCCGGTGCAGGCTCAACGCGGTGCCCTGGCCGCTGGTGGTGATCTCGCCCGCGTCGATCTCCTCGGAGAGCCAGAGCTTCCCGCTCCCGGGGCTCTCCGCGAAGTAGTAGCCGACGACCACCCGGTACCGGCCCGGTTCGCCAGCATGGAAGCGAACGGCCTGGCTGGGCTGGATGGCCCACGGTCCGTCCACTGTGCCGTCCGGCCCGCGCACCTCGATCCACAGGTAGCGGAACCGGTCCGAGGGCTCGGTGAAGCCGAGGTTGTACCATGTGTCGGCTTCCGCATCGATGCCGATCTCGGCGTACTGCCCCGATCTGGTCAGTTCGAACGGGTGGCCCTGCTCCGTGGTGTCGGTCGTGCCGGTGGCGTTGCTGGACAGCAGCACGGTCACCGCCCCCGTTCCCGCGCCGTCCGGGTCCACGAGCACCTGGTAGGTGCCGGTCGTGGTCAGCTCGGGCAGTGCCACGCCCCCGCTCGAGTTGCTGGAGAAGTAGCTGGGTGCGTTGTTCTCCTTGGTGCTCACCGGATTGCCGTCGGGATCGAGCACCCACACCTTCGCGAAGGTATCGAGGGTGCTCTCGGCAAGGCCGAGGCCGAGCCGGTCGCCCGCCGTGCCGTCGAACCGCAGCCGCAGCACCCGGTCGGCGGGGATGTCCGCGTTCACCTCCTGGCCGTCGACGGCCAGCATTCCGCCGTCGACGGTCTCGGCCGCGCCCGCCACCACGAAGCTGAAGGTCGTCGGTGCGGACGGGACACCACCACGGACCGCGCGCACGGTGAGTGTGCGCGTGCCCGCCGCGTCCGGTGCGATGCCGACCGTGACCTCACCGGTCGCGGACACCTCGGTCGGCTCGGTGCCGGTGTCGAGCTGGTAGGAGTACCCGTCGATCGGCCCCTCGTCCCCCGGTTTGAAGGTGAAGGTGCCGGGTACTCCGGCCCCGCCGTTCGGATGCTCGTCGGCTGGGTAGTCGAACGAGGACACCACCGGCGACGCGGGCGGCGGCTGGTCCGCCACCACGAAGTCGTACACCACCCGCGCGGACGGCTCGCCGACACCGTTGAACGCGCGCACGGTCAGGCTGCGCCGCCCGGCCCCCTCCGGCGTCAGGGTCACCGTCGCCACCCCGTCGGTGGCGGTGACCTCGGTGGGTTGCGCCTCGCCGTCGAGCTGGTAGGAGTACTTCGCCACCGGTACCGGGCTGCCCGGCCGGAAGGTGAACTCACCGGCAACGCCCGCACCGCCGTGCGGCTGGCCGTTCGCGGGGTAGTCGGTCGAGGACACGACCGGCAGCCCGACCGCGGGTTCGGCCAGCACCAGCTTCCAGTCGACGAGCGCGCCCTGGTCGAAACCGAAGTGGTCCCGTACCACGAGCTTCCAGGTTCCGTTCGCGTCCATCGTGGACAGATCAGGCAGCGGGTAGGTCTCGTGCACATCCGCCGCGGTGTCGGTCCCGTCTGCCTCCTTCAGCACGCGTTCGGAACCGTCCGGGGTGACCAGCCGCAGGGAGAGGTCCCCGCGGACAGGGTGCTCGGCACGCACCCGCACCCGCGCGGTGGGAGCCACCTTCCGCGGGCAGGTGGTGACCTCGATCGAGCTGGTGACGCTGCCGAGGTCGGGAACGGGCCGCCGGGTGTCGTTGCCGACCGTGCACACCGCGGGCGGCGGCACCCCGGTGTAGAGCAGCTTGTTCGGCGATCCGGTCTCCAGGGTGTCCTGCCGCAGCACACCCGTGGTCGCCCGCCCCAGCAGGGTGTCGGCCACCTGTTCCGGGGTCAGGTTCGGCGACTCGGACAGCACCAGCGCCGCGGCCCCGGCAACGTGCGGGGACGCCATCGAGGTGCCGCGCTGGATCACCGTGGCGGTGTCCAGGGCGTTGTGCGCGGACTTGATCGACTCACCGGGGGCGAACATGTCGAGGCATTCCCCGTAGTTGGACCCCGTCACCAGCGAGCTTCCCGGCTCCTCCCAGTCCCGCGCCCGCTCGTCCAGCGGGTTGCTGGCACCCACGGTGATCGCCTCGGCAAGGCCGGCCGGGCTGAACCGGCAGGCGTCCCTGTCCTCGTTGCCCGCGGCGACCACGTAAGTGATCCCCGAGTCGATCGAGTTCTTGATCGCGAGCTCCTCGGCGGCGGACTCGCTGCCGCCCAGGCTCATGTTGACCACGGCGGGACGCTCGGCGTGCTCGGTCACCCAGTCGACCCCGGCGATGATCTGGCTGACCGAGCCGACGTTCTCGCAGCTCAGCACCCGCACGGACACCAGCCTGGCCTGCTTCGCGACCCCGTAGGTCGCGCCGCCGACGAGGCCGGCCACATGGGTGCCGTGCCCCGAGGTGCTGCAGTCCTGGCCGTTCCAGCCGTCCCCGATAGCGTCGAACCCCACCCGCGCCCGGCTCTGGAACTCCTCGTGCGAGGTGCGGACGCCGGTGTCCATGACATACACCGTCACGCCCGCACCCGCCCCGTCCGGGTAGCGGAAGGTGTCGTTGAGCACCGTGCTGTGCTGGTCCACCCGGTCCAGGTTCCACGGTGGCGTGGTCTGCGTGCCCTCGGTGGACACGACCGAGTCCGCCTCCACCCGGTCCACCCGCGGATCGGCGGCCAGCCGCCTTGCCTGCCGCTCCGATGCGGACAGGGTGAAGCCCCGCAACGCGGCACCGTAGGTGCGGTCGACTTCGCCGCCATGCTGCTCTGCCAGCGCCCCGGCGACCTCGGCCACCGGGCGGCCTCCCGGTTTCAGCAGCACGATGTAGCTTCCGGCGATCGCCTGCGCACCCGCCGGGGTGTGCACCTGCCCCTCGGCGGCCCGCGCCGGGCCACCGGAAAGCGCCAGCACCCCCGCGAGCACGCTCAGCACGATGCCGGCGGCAAGAACCCGGCCCCGCCCTACCCACCTGCGCATGGTCACCCCTCCAGATACAGCGCCGTCATCTCGATCTACCCGTTCGTCACCGGTGCGTCGGTTACCTTGCAAGCGCCACGCCGGCGAAGGGCTAGTCGGGTTAGCCGGCTCGTCGCGGGTCGCTTGCGGCTAGTCGTTGGTCTCGAACCGCTCGCAAGGACACAACCCGGCGAGGAACTCGGCGAAGCTGCCCGCGAGGCGGCGAGGAACCCGATCCTCGTCCACATAGGCCACCGCCGGCTCGCCATTCGGGCCGCAGTCCGAATAGTCGAGAAGCACGGCATCATGCCCGCCGGACGGCATGGCGCAGATCACGACGCCGATAGGTGGATACCCCCATTCCTCGATGAGGTACCTGCTACCGGCCTCCGCGCCACCGGCGATCCCGAACTCCCCGCCCAAACCCAGGATCGCGTCGATCTTGATGTGATCTTCGGCCCAGGACGTCGGGAAGGGAGTAGGAAAGCATGCCGCTTTCGGGCTACCACCATTCCGCTCCCGGATCAGGTCAAGATAGGCGCGCGGCAGGACGTAGCCGAGCTCGGCTTCCGCCTCACTGATCATCTCTGCGGTCGCCGGCACGCCGGTGAAAAAGTTTTCACCTCCGAAAAATTCGCGCATGTGCCATATTCTGTTCTTGCGCGGCCTTGACAAGAGAGTCCTCCGTGTCCCTCGCCGATCAGGAGTCGTCACTCGTCCACGCGGCCAAACAACCGTGCCCGCAGGGAAAGGTCGGCGACTCCAGCTGCACGTAGGCGATGGTTCTCGGCGCTCGCCAGCGCTGCATGCTCGTCCTCGGCAATCTCCCTGATGGTCTCGACATGCCGCTCGTCATGAACGTCGATCAGAACCGGACGACCAGGTGGAAGATCCAACCGGTCCGCCACGTCATCGCCTGGCAACTGGCCGGCGAGCTCCATGAAAAGGTCCGAGAACGCGGCAGGGTCGCGCCGCTCCTCCAGCCGAACACACACTTCGTCAGCCACATGCCGCAGCAACAGCAGCCGACGTTCCGGTTCGGCGCTGAACTCCACGATACGGTTGGCCGGGGACCAGTCTGAACGCGTCAGGTAGTCGGTGTCCGAGTAGAAGTCCGGCGGCTCGAGCGCGGGACACAGCCATACCTCACGTTCCTCGCCCTCGGTGAAGGCCGCTTCCTCCAGGTCGAGCACCTGCTCGAGGTCCTGGACGGAGACCTCCAGCTCGCGGCAAGCCAGCAGGTACACGCGCGCCTCGACGTGCCGCAGCGGGCAGTATGCGCTGTCCAGTATCTCCAGAGCGGCGCCACGAAGCGTTTCGTACTGCGCACGATCCACGAAAGTCACCTCTTACACATCTGCTGGCTACGAGCCCTGGAACCACCAGGCACTATTGTTGACCTGCCTAGAAACGGTAGGAACCACCCCTCTGCACGTCCCGGACTCCACTCTGCCAGTCCCTGGTGGTGGGAACCGCTCCGGCATGCCGCTCGAAGTTCTGTGGCCCAGGCCAACGCTCGGTCAGGTAGCGTTCTGCCGCCAATGCGTCCTTCCTGGAGTCAAAGTTCTTGATAATCTGCATCCGGCTGCCGTCCCCGTAGTCCCTGGCCGGGTAGCGACCAATCGGATTCTTGGAAATGCCCCACTTGTAGATCTCCCCAGTTACCGGGTTGTACCTGGCATACAACGACGTCTGGCCGTAGTCAGGCAGGCGGCCATCGACATAGGAGGACTTCGGTTTCTCGCCGTAGGGGTCGGTCAGCGTGGTCGGCTGATTGGCTGCGTAGGCGTAGAGGTTGATCCCGCCGTCGAAGCCGATCGGGTCCTCGCTGAGGAACCGCTGCAACACCGGGCTGTAGTAGCGGGCCCGGTTGTAGTACAGGCCGGTGCCGTCGTCCTCACGCCCGGCGTAGCGGTACGGGTTGCCACCGTCGTCACCTTCGCCGTAGGTCCGGCCGAACGGCTCGTAGGTGTACGAAGCGCCGGAGCCGGTACCGTCGACCAGCCCGAGCGTGCTGCCCAGCCCGTCGGTGAGGTAGCGCCGGGTGTCACCACCGGACTCGCGCAGCAGGAACCGGTCCACCCCCGCCGAGAGCGTGGTGGCGGTGACCGCGCCGTCCACCTTCTCCTGCACCGGGTTCACCCCGTCGTACAGGTAGTTGGTGGTGACCCCGTTGACCGTGCGGCCCT
Proteins encoded in this region:
- a CDS encoding SMI1/KNR4 family protein; the encoded protein is MREFFGGENFFTGVPATAEMISEAEAELGYVLPRAYLDLIRERNGGSPKAACFPTPFPTSWAEDHIKIDAILGLGGEFGIAGGAEAGSRYLIEEWGYPPIGVVICAMPSGGHDAVLLDYSDCGPNGEPAVAYVDEDRVPRRLAGSFAEFLAGLCPCERFETND
- a CDS encoding Dyp-type peroxidase, whose translation is MSAGGTVGRRAFLAAAGTVGMAGLAGCTGPRDGDPTPEEPPAVTHRQEGVLRPAPASTVLTAYDVTATDRAGLAAALRALSDPDGNATVLVAVGASLFDHRFGLSSPRRLVDMPEFRNDVLDPSWCHGDLLVQVSAETGEQVEAALARPVPGVRKRWRIAGFHPTGLGDGVRNLFGFREGAGNPDATDGDLMDRLVWVQPGAGEPSWCAGGCYQVVRLIRLAMPTWDSESAAEQERVFGVRKDTGLPLGQSGEHTELDYADDPHGSTIALDAHIRRANPRTPDSVAHRILRRGYAYRLSAEDAGHVFVCFQRDLELGFATIQRRLAGEALERYLLPFGGGYYFVLPGSAGGEDYLGRGMLEGS
- a CDS encoding S8 family serine peptidase, whose product is MRRWVGRGRVLAAGIVLSVLAGVLALSGGPARAAEGQVHTPAGAQAIAGSYIVLLKPGGRPVAEVAGALAEQHGGEVDRTYGAALRGFTLSASERQARRLAADPRVDRVEADSVVSTEGTQTTPPWNLDRVDQHSTVLNDTFRYPDGAGAGVTVYVMDTGVRTSHEEFQSRARVGFDAIGDGWNGQDCSTSGHGTHVAGLVGGATYGVAKQARLVSVRVLSCENVGSVSQIIAGVDWVTEHAERPAVVNMSLGGSESAAEELAIKNSIDSGITYVVAAGNEDRDACRFSPAGLAEAITVGASNPLDERARDWEEPGSSLVTGSNYGECLDMFAPGESIKSAHNALDTATVIQRGTSMASPHVAGAAALVLSESPNLTPEQVADTLLGRATTGVLRQDTLETGSPNKLLYTGVPPPAVCTVGNDTRRPVPDLGSVTSSIEVTTCPRKVAPTARVRVRAEHPVRGDLSLRLVTPDGSERVLKEADGTDTAADVHETYPLPDLSTMDANGTWKLVVRDHFGFDQGALVDWKLVLAEPAVGLPVVSSTDYPANGQPHGGAGVAGEFTFRPGSPVPVAKYSYQLDGEAQPTEVTATDGVATVTLTPEGAGRRSLTVRAFNGVGEPSARVVYDFVVADQPPPASPVVSSFDYPADEHPNGGAGVPGTFTFKPGDEGPIDGYSYQLDTGTEPTEVSATGEVTVGIAPDAAGTRTLTVRAVRGGVPSAPTTFSFVVAGAAETVDGGMLAVDGQEVNADIPADRVLRLRFDGTAGDRLGLGLAESTLDTFAKVWVLDPDGNPVSTKENNAPSYFSSNSSGGVALPELTTTGTYQVLVDPDGAGTGAVTVLLSSNATGTTDTTEQGHPFELTRSGQYAEIGIDAEADTWYNLGFTEPSDRFRYLWIEVRGPDGTVDGPWAIQPSQAVRFHAGEPGRYRVVVGYYFAESPGSGKLWLSEEIDAGEITTSGQGTALSLHRPGQHARMRFDGTQGQRLNLGYTDIDLSTPGGTVPPKASVIGPDGTTKTPDRRGDSARIPVLTRTGSHDLVVTGGAGTGTVTVWLSEDVPGGTIAIGGDTTVTTTRPGQHATVRFDGTAGQRLNIGLTDMTSGFDNQSVRLYAPDGTKVGYGGNLTGADSFGFDPLPVTGTYELAVGPTNGQFGTVRLTLSAPADAGSITISGAQATMPIDLPGQDGHVSFAGAAGDRLRLTFGDRTFSGPYYLTVLNPDGTKLVDRAYRTDDSPYDLPELPASGEYLVIIDPQSAATGSIAVGVERQ